From a region of the Cygnus atratus isolate AKBS03 ecotype Queensland, Australia chromosome 3, CAtr_DNAZoo_HiC_assembly, whole genome shotgun sequence genome:
- the ENAH gene encoding protein enabled homolog isoform X1: MSESTSEYAVVTSAPPTSTPPTPPLRHSASRFATSLGSAFHPVLPHYATVPRPLNKSSRPPSPVNAPATLPPNTKPVAWSAPSFAPLPPSPPVMISSPPGKATGPRPVLPVSASNPATQMPTSPTAPNGLSENVTYPVPSPTSGPTPPPPPPPPPLPSFPPLSLSGPQASPSPNSPNASTPSSKPSVLPSPSAATPASVENSLNSVLGDSSASEPVLQAASQPIEPTTQQGVVQGPPAPPPPPPLPPGPSQSSAAAPPPPGPPPPPPLPPSGPPPPPPPPPLPSQVPAVPLPPPAPPLPASGFSVGFMSEENRPLTGLAAALAGAKLRKVSRGEDSSSSSGGGGSAPSKTDSGRGNGPLPLGGSGLMEEMSALLARRRRIAEKGSTEPDQKEDKTEESESSTSKASSTSTPELTRKPWERTNTVNGSKSPVISRRESPWKNLLVSENRLYDSLNRYYPVKI, from the exons ATGTCAGAGTCCACATCGGAGTATGCTGTAGTGACTTCTGCACCACCGACTTCCACTCCCCCTACACCGCCTCTAAGGCACTCTGCATCACGTTTTGCTACATCTTTAGGCTCAGCTTTCCACCCTGTTCTTCCCCATTATGCTACGGTTCCTCGTCCACTGAACAAAAGTTCTCGGCCCCCTTCTCCTGTGAATGCCCCAGCGACGTTGCCTCCAAATACAAAGCCTGTTGCTTGGTCTGCGCCCAGTTTTGCTCCCCTTCCCCCGTCACCTCCAGTAATGATAAGCAGTCCACCAGGCAAAGCTACTGGTCCAAGACCTGTCCTCCCAGTGTCAGCTTCTAATCCAGCGACCCAAATGCCTACATCTCCCACAGCTCCTAATGggctttctgaaaatgtgactTATCCAGTTCCTTCGCCTACCTCAGGTCCAACTCCACCTccgccacctcctcccccaccaCTGCCTTCCTTTCCACCTCTGTCACTCTCTGGACCTCAAGCTTCTCCTTCTCCAAACTCCCCTAATGCCTCGACTCCCTCATCCAAGCCTAGtgttctcccttctccctctgcagCTACCCCTGCCTCTGTTGAGAACTCTCTAAACTCTGTGCTGGGAGACTCCTCTGCTTCTGAGCCAGTCTTGCAGGCAGCCTCTCAGCCGATTGAACCTACGACCCAGCAGG GTGTTGTCCAAGGACCACCtgcacctcctcccccacccccgTTGCCCCCTGGCCCATCTCAGTCTTCGGCAGCAGCCCCACCTCCTCCAggcccaccaccaccacctccactTCCACCTTCAGggcctccaccaccaccaccacctcctcctcttcctagCCAAGTACCTGCTGTtcccctcccacctcctgctcccccccTTCCTGCCTCTGGATTTTCCGTTGGATTTATGTCTGAAGAAAATCGCCCTCTAACTGGACTAGCAGCTGCACTTGCTGGAGCCAAACTTCGGAAAGTGTCACGG GGTGAAGACTCCTCCAGTTCaagtggaggaggaggctctgCTCCATCTAAAACAGACAGTGGCCGTGGAAATGGGCCACTTCCCCTGGGAGGCAGTGGCTTGATGGAAGAAATGAGTGCCCTGTTGGCCAGGAG GAGAAGAATTGCTGAAAAGGGATCAACAGAACCAGACCAGAAAGAAGACAAGACC GAAGAATCAGAGTCTTCGACTTCTAAGGCTTCTTCAACAAGCACACCTG AACTAACAAGAAAGCCTTGGGAAAGAACAAATACAGTGAATGGAAGCAAGTCGCCTGTTATATCCAG ACGGGAATCTCCATGGAAAAACctgcttgtttctgaaaacaggcTCTATGATTCATTAAACAGGTATTATCCTGTTAAGATTTGA